From the Lolium rigidum isolate FL_2022 chromosome 2, APGP_CSIRO_Lrig_0.1, whole genome shotgun sequence genome, one window contains:
- the LOC124690038 gene encoding phosphatidylinositol 4-kinase gamma 4-like, with protein sequence MSSSGVAILSPLLERQVVHVSRCLPLLEPLDSVLIFVTMPGMAPMPMRVLGSESIASVKLRIQRTKGFVVTKQRLVFAGHELSQRNSHVRDYGLADGNVLHLVFRLADLRTITVETDSGEKFIYQVESSSKVGQLKNKVAAETGEELEDQRLVCDGEELEDNQLITDIGSSNGGAAAVINLYIRAPARMKTQQVDNDTVVTVVNSEENDNLQIDALSPKPACGGRASVEPIIVNEKVKLSPAIMEMIGATMAGLDNGHLPLMSTEGSGGVYFMPDPSGQRNVAVFKPIDEEPMAENNPRGFPLSVDGEGLKRGTRVGEGALREVAAYVLDHPVDGSKSCDSIGFSGVPPTALVHCLHMGKGFKIGSLQMFVENHGSCEDMGPRDFPVQEVQKIAVLDIRLANADRHAGNVLVCRDGEDDLKLVPIDHGYCLPEKFEDCTFEWLYWPQSREPFSDETTSYIESLDAGKDIALLKFYGWNLPPQCARVLHISTMLLKKGAQRGLTAYDVGSIMCRKTVKWESGIEVIIDEAEDAVLPGTSEETFLEAVSEVMDRHLDDMLSKLKQNK encoded by the exons ATGTCGTCTTCCGGCGTCGCCATCCTCAGCCCTCTGCTGGAGCGCCAGGTCGTTCACGTCTCCCGGTGCCTACCCCTGCTGGAACCGCTGGATTCGGTTCTTATTTTTGTTACGATGCCTGGCATGGCACCCATGCCAATGCGTGTCCTGGGGTCTGAATCCATCGCTTCAGTCAAACTCCGCATCCAGAGGACCAAGGGCTTCGTCGTGACAAAGCAACGGCTGGTGTTCGCTGGACACGAGCTGTCACAAAGAAACTCCCATGTCAGGGACTATGGACTTGCTGACGGGAACGTTCTCCACCTTGTCTTCCGGCTGGCTGACCTCCGCACAATCACCGTCGAGACCGACAGCGGGGAGAAATTCATCTACCAGGTGGAGAGCAGCAGCAAGGTTGGGCAACTCAAGAACAAGGTCGCAGCTGAGACCGGGGAGGAACTCGAGGACCAAAGGCTGGTGTGCGAtggagaggagcttgaggacaacCAGCTGATCACCGACATCGGTAGCAGCaacggtggtgctgctgctgtgaTCAACTTGTACATCCGCGCACCGGCGAGGATGAAAACTCAGCAGGTTGATAACGACACTGTTGTTACAGTCGTTAACTCCGAAGAGAATGACAACCTCCAGATAGATGCATTGTCCCCAAAACCAGCTTGTGGCGGACGTGCTTCGGTTGAGCCCATCATTGTTAACGAGAAGGTAAAGCTGTCTCCTGCCATCATGGAAATGATCGGTGCAACAATGGCTGGTCTGGACAACGGGCACCTTCCTCTGATGTCGACCGAGGGTTCTGGGGGAGTCTATTTCATGCCGGATCCCTCGGGCCAGCGCAACGTCGCAGTTTTCAAGCCTATCGACGAGGAACCGATGGCGGAGAATAACCCCAGGGGGTTTCCTCTGTCAGTCGATGGCGAGGGGTTGAAAAGGGGGACACGGGTAGGGGAAGGTGCATTGAGGGAGGTTGCAGCGTATGTTCTCGATCATCCTGTTGATGGGTCCAAATCTTGTGATTCTATTGGATTTTCCGGCGTACCTCCCACGGCGTTGGTCCATTGTTTGCACATGGGTAAAGGGTTTAAGATCGGATCACTGCAAATGTTTGTGGAGAATCATGGAAGCTGTGAGGACATGGGCCCTCGAGATTTCCCCGTTCAGGAGGTTCAGAAGATTGCCGTGTTAGATATCAGGTTAGCGAATGCCGATCGTCACGCTGGCAACGTGCTAGTGTGCCGGGATGGTGAAGATGACCTGAAGTTGGTACCAATTGACCATGGGTACTGCTTGCCAGAAAAG TTTGAAGATTGTACCTTCGAGTGGCTCTACTGGCCCCAATCCCGCGAGCCCTTCAGTGACGAGACCACCTCATACATTGAATCACTAGACGCTGGAAAAGACATCGCGCTTCTCAAGTTCTATGGTTGGAACCTGCCTCCCCAGTGCGCCCGAGTTCTGCATATCAGCACCATGCTTCTGAAGAAGGGCGCGCAGAGGGGCCTCACGGCTTATGACGTGGGTAGCATCATGTGCAGGAAAACTGTCAAGTGGGAGTCTGGAATCGAGGTCATCATCGATGAAGCGGAGGATGCTGTGCTTCCAGGAACTAGCGAAGAAACTTTCCTGGAGGCCGTATCGGAGGTCATGGACCGTCACCTTGATGACATGCTGTCAAAGCTTAAGCAGAACAAGTGA
- the LOC124687119 gene encoding ribosomal RNA small subunit methyltransferase nep-1-like has product MGRSYAAKGKKKRKLEQGGALLAPPPVADEAEETPCAVKGKKQRKLQDEAEEFAPPDEEEGDATEGEGAAAEAEDVGEGIPIMPRPVDPKRRPGVIFVLERACLEVGKVGKAMQILNSDDHANYLRKQNRNPADYRPDIIYQALLAIFDSPLTKAGRLQAVYVRTEKGVLFEIKPHVRLPRTFKRFCGLMSQLLQKLSITAEGTREKLLNVIKNPVTKYLPVGARKIGLSYKAEKSVNLFDYVAKSNDDEQLVFVVGAMAHGKIEKEYSDDYIQICSYPLSAACCLNRICSSLEQKWNIR; this is encoded by the exons ATGGGGCGCTCGTACGCAGCCAAGGGGAAGAAGAAGCGGAAGCTTGAGCAAGGCGGGGCCTTGCTCGCCCCCCCTCCGGtcgccgacgaggcggaggaaacACCATGCGCGGTCAAGGGGAAGAAGCAGCGGAAGCTTCAAGACGAGGCGGAGGAGTTTGCTCCGCCGGATGAAGAGGAGGGGGATGCaacggaaggggaaggggcggcggcTGAGGCCGAGGATGTGGGAGAGGGGATCCCCATCATGCCCCGGCCTGTTGACCCGAAGCGGCGGCCGGGCGTCATCTTCGTGCTCGAGAGGGCCTGCCTCGAGGTCGGCAAAGTGGGCAAG GCTATGCAAATCTTGAATTCGGATGATCATGCTAATTATTTGAGGAAGCAGAATCGCAATCCAGCAGATTATAGGCCTGATATCATTTACCAG GCACTACTAGCAATATTTGATAGTCCTCTAACTAAGGCTGGGAGGTTACAAGCTGTTTATGTTAGGACTGAAAAAGGAGTGTTGTTTGAAATCAAGCCTCATGTTCGCCTGCCACGAACATTCAAACGCTTCTGCGGTTTGATGT CACAGTTATTGCAAAAGTTGAGCATTACAGCAGAGGGGACACGTGAGAAGCTCCTTAACGTTATTAAAAATCCTGTTACCAAGTATCTACCTGTTGGTGCACGGAAGATTG GCCTTTCCTATAAGGCGGAGAAGTCGGTTAATTTGTTTGACTATGTTGCTAAAAGCAATGATGATGAGCAGCTTGTATTTGTG GTTGGTGCCATGGCCCATGGAAAGATTGAAAAGGAATACTCGGATGATTACATACAGA TTTGCAGTTACCCTCTCAGTGCTGCCTGCTGCTTAAATCGAATATGCAGTTCCCTGGAGCAGAAGTGGAACATCCGATGA